The sequence TGGATGGATTGTCTGTGAGTCCTAGTGGTCGTCTTGTTAATAGTTGCTCGTCACCAGAATTGATGCTGAAGCAAGATTCATTTTCTATTGCTGTTCAAGAATCAAGTTCTGAGACTGTTCAAGCGGAAGAACCAAATAAGGAGATAGTGTTACCACCTGTGGTAGAAGTTACAGTGAGATTGGATGACTGTCTCGGCTGGAGTAGTTCTTCTCCAGAAATTTTACTCAATAAAGATTCATTTGGAGAGATTGACCACGAGATTGAGTTGCAAGACTCTGCTGATAATCTGGTGCTGAATGATTTGTCTGTGGAGAATGAATTGCAGGTGTCGAATTCATCTTCTATGGAAGAACTCGAGGAAAAATCTGGGGTGCAGGAGTCTTCTTTGAGGCATCCAAGCTGCTTCCTTGACCCTGTTTTGTCTATGAAGTTTAAAGCAACTGCAGAAAGGCCTCACTGTTGGTCAGAGTTTTTGAAGCCTGCAGTAGAGCATGCCTATGATGCGTATTATATTGCTCAGACTGAAGCAATGCTGCAGATGAATCAGCAGTGGACTGATGTATCAAGGCAAGGTCGTGGAAACCAACAGAAGTGCCGCAAAACTTGGAAATTCAAGTTTAAAAAAAGGAAGTTCTCGCAGAGAGTTCCAGGACAGCGTTTCAAATTCACAGAAAAGAAGTTTAAGCTCATGAGCAGAGTAGATATTGTGGGGGAAGAGACTATGAATACGAGATGGATGAAGGTTGCAGGTGTCTGGTTTGGGATTTGGAGGACGTTGATTAATGAGGCAGCTATACGGAATGTCAAATGGAACTGTTGTCTTTATTTGCTTGTCGTGGCATTCAACAATAAGAATTTGCAGGAAGGGGACAATGCAGTGTATAGGAGCAGACTGAGACACACACATACATCACGAGTGATATGTAAAATGAGATTGATTCAACCGGTCAAGGAACTGAAACAGTTTGCTTTAAAGGATGGCAAGTTTCAAGTGAAGCATAAATGGAGGTTTAAATCTGCTTCAGTTTGGTCAAATGGGTCTTCTCATGAATGTTTTTCTATCATGTTAATCAGTCCAAGCTTGTCGGCAAGCTTGTCTTTGAGGGATGGAGTATATACGAGAATAAGAGTGTGTGGGCTGATAGAGGTTGAGGTGATTTGGTGCGTTAGCCAACTGTGGGAAAAAGAAGTACGAATTACACATTATCTGTTACAAGTTGTGAAGCATCTACTGAATGATAAAAGATGCAAGTGGTGGATATACATCAAGAGTCAGTTACAACAAGTTCTCGTACAACAAAGGCATACGTGGAAGAAGTGTCCCAAGACATGGATGTTCAAATATAAAGCTAGAATAAAGCACACGCAAGCTCTGCCATTACATGTTTTGCTTAGTCTGTGGAGGTGTTCTTGCTTTGTTTGGCATCGCTGGAGAAGTAAGGATGATTCCACTTGTCCTTCTGAGATGGTTGGCGTATAAgagtggcaaaaaaaaaaatgtatagagATTGAAGCGGGAACGTTAAAGGCATATAGACTTTCTCAATGGAGCTGCACGTCAGTTTATGAATGCATAAGATGGTGGTTTCTTTTCATACAAGCTTGAGGGCAAGCTTGTTTTGGTTGAGGGGAGTATTGATAGACATCTAATATCAGATGCTGACGTGGGAAAGGAATAGAGCAAACTCTCCGGATGGTTTGGCAGGTTTGCCGTTAGAAGAAGACTCACGATAGAGACTGAGATATAAATAGAGTTCTCCTTCTTCATTCGTTCTTTATGCTTTGATGTTGCTGTAGATTGACGCCATGAGTCATCTTGACCCGATCACCATGAGATCGGTGACGAAGGTGAAGCTCGCCATGAGAGCCTAGCCGGAGTCAAGCTCAAAGCTATTCGTTTATCATCTTGTAATCTCTGTTCTAGCTTGTACTTGGTGTTGGAGTGATCAATAAGAAGAGTCTGAGAGTTAGAGATATCTAAACTCTATCAGTACCCTTCATGGATTGCAACCTGCTCAACCCTCAGAGATGTTCAACGACAAGAGCACTTATAGAGAACTTTCAGAGATAGCAGATCAAGCCAAGAGACGAGCTGAAGTTGCAGGGCAAGGCTCTAAGCAACTGATTAATCCATAACATTTCTGTTCCTAAGAATATGACCTTGGCATAATTATTCTCTTGTAATTTTTCAGGTTAAGAGAGCGTCGTCATCCATTGAATCAGTAGTGAAGCAGAAGGGGGTTGACATAGAGGCTATCCAGCAACACTACACCCTGTGATTTTCAGAAACAGGTGGTTTTTTAGTTTCGTTTAGAACCAAACCCACAAGAGTAATAATAAACCACCGCCTTCATCATTAGAAAAATACTGCAAAAAGaaccaaaaaatgtttatttgacTAGCAGTGGCTGTTGGCTGCTTTATTTGTTTtgagatatttttgttttattgccTTTACAAAACTAATAAGATTTCACATTACAAGTTTTATAAAATAGCATAAGGATTGAGATATGAGGACCAAAACAAATTCTGATACAGATCAACAACCAAAACAAATTAACAGATAGCAATATACTTTAGGCATCCCTCCCTTGTTAGAAATGTATAATGACTAGTCTACTAAACTCTCAGGTTACTTCATCTGAGTAGATGATGATGAGTTACTGATGCAGCTTTTGTCTGCTTTGGCTTTACATGGTCAAGATACCAGAGCGCTCCTTCAGCTGCATGCTCAGCagcagctttcttcttgtgtttGGGATCACCAAAACATTCCAAAACAGTTGTTCCTGAAGAATCTCTAATCTCAACCACAACTTTATATGTAAACCTTGAcccaaaaacataaataaaccaAGTTCATGCAAATTAAAAGGTTGTGAGTAGAAGCAAGGTGCAGGTAAGTTATGTGTGACTTACAATCTCATATGACAAGGTCCATCAACATTACAGCAATCATAAACAGGAGGTTTCCATCTCTTGGAAATACACATTTCGTGTAACAATGATTTTGCTGAACCTTTCTTAGATTCATCTGGACCACAAGCGTTTACACAAAGAAACAAATCTCagcatgagaaaaaaaaacaaaacctaaaagtTAAAACCAGTCACTTTAATGTGATGAACCTAAAAGATAAAACAAGAAGATGACTAAGGGAGGTGAATGAAGAAAAGGTAACACCTTTAGATATTGATTTGGCATCTTCTACAGGTTTGAGAACAGGGTGATTCTCTTGTGTGGTGCTAACGCTTCTTGTGCTATTAGGATCGATCTGAATGTTAGAGAAGGAAGACTTGACATTGTCTTCTTCAAGCCTCATCTCTTGGTATCTCTGCTTTGGCACAGTACCTGGCACCATCATTGTTCTTGGCTTCTGACAAAACAATTGAAAACGTCTTTggtattaaaaaaagaatagcCAAATCAACGAGGAACGTTACAGAACAATCGAATTTGGAAGTAAAATTGAATGAagaaagtatatatttatatttaccaGAGAGGAGTGTGTTGGGGGGATAGAAGAAGGATCCAAAGGAGGAATGTCTTTGAGACTGATGATGATAGATCTTCTTCTTGATGTGGTTTTCTGATCCTcctccatcttctctctctcataaCTCAATTCGTCAAGTTTCTCGCTTAGGGAATCGAACAAACGGATAAGGTTAATTAATTAcaactctttctctttctctcagaGTTTTGTCTTCTTATGTTTGGTCCCCAAAGTCAAAAGcttttgtctatttttttttgtgtttggtcAGAAAGTCAAAAACCTAATTAATTGTACTTACCAAACTACTTGATacgattaccaaaaaaaaaacagataaaaaGTGGAATTTTGCACAAGAACACCAACAACATTCAATTcaaaatgaaaagattacaatAAAGGAaatgaaaatgtg is a genomic window of Brassica napus cultivar Da-Ae chromosome A2, Da-Ae, whole genome shotgun sequence containing:
- the LOC106396767 gene encoding ribonuclease 3-like protein 1, encoding MEEDQKTTSRRRSIIISLKDIPPLDPSSIPPTHSSLKPRTMMVPGTVPKQRYQEMRLEEDNVKSSFSNIQIDPNSTRSVSTTQENHPVLKPVEDAKSISKDESKKGSAKSLLHEMCISKRWKPPVYDCCNVDGPCHMRLFTYKVVVEIRDSSGTTVLECFGDPKHKKKAAAEHAAEGALWYLDHVKPKQTKAASVTHHHLLR